In the Hyphomonadaceae bacterium BL14 genome, one interval contains:
- the lpxD gene encoding UDP-3-O-(3-hydroxymyristoyl)glucosamine N-acyltransferase gives MGADPRFFERLGPLTAGDLAANIGARCAGDAAALVSDVAEPAAAVAGALVFLTRAIAQPISVPGVVVIAPEAAAGGTDAAAVLVHEAPRAAFARAAALLVIQRRHDGTDLIAASAQIDPAARIAPGVIIGPDASIGAHAEIGPGVVIGPGVVIGAHTRIGARAAVQCALIGQRCEISAGAVVGEAGFGLAYEAGSIVTLPHLGRVIIEDEVTIGANSTIDRGMLRDTVLGKGCRIDNLCHIGHNVTVGHHAVMAAFAGVSGSVDIGPGAQFGGRVGIADHLTIGAGARLAADAAVMRDVPAGETWAGSPAQPLKSFMRETAWLRRQSGRKAKKAGSGEGAP, from the coding sequence GGCGATCTGGCAGCGAACATCGGCGCACGGTGCGCCGGAGACGCTGCTGCTTTGGTGAGCGATGTCGCCGAGCCTGCGGCGGCGGTTGCAGGCGCGCTGGTGTTTCTCACCCGTGCAATCGCCCAGCCCATTTCGGTGCCAGGGGTCGTGGTGATCGCGCCAGAGGCGGCGGCGGGTGGAACAGACGCGGCTGCAGTGCTGGTCCATGAAGCCCCGCGTGCGGCATTTGCCCGGGCCGCAGCGCTCCTTGTGATCCAGCGGCGCCATGACGGAACGGACCTGATCGCCGCGTCGGCACAGATTGATCCGGCCGCCCGAATTGCGCCGGGTGTGATCATCGGTCCTGATGCCAGTATTGGCGCTCATGCCGAGATCGGGCCCGGTGTGGTGATCGGGCCGGGCGTGGTGATTGGTGCCCATACCCGCATTGGCGCACGCGCCGCCGTGCAATGCGCGCTCATTGGTCAGCGCTGTGAAATCTCTGCGGGCGCTGTTGTGGGCGAGGCCGGATTTGGCCTGGCGTACGAAGCCGGCTCGATCGTGACGCTGCCACACCTGGGCCGCGTCATCATCGAGGATGAAGTGACCATCGGTGCCAATTCCACCATCGACCGGGGCATGCTGCGCGATACCGTGCTGGGCAAGGGCTGCCGGATCGATAATCTTTGCCATATCGGCCACAACGTCACGGTCGGCCACCATGCGGTCATGGCCGCGTTTGCCGGTGTGTCAGGCAGCGTGGATATCGGGCCGGGCGCGCAGTTCGGCGGCCGCGTGGGCATCGCAGATCATCTCACGATCGGTGCCGGCGCGCGTCTGGCGGCGGACGCGGCCGTGATGCGCGATGTGCCTGCGGGCGAGACCTGGGCCGGATCGCCGGCCCAACCGCTCAAGAGCTTTATGCGTGAAACCGCATGGCTGCGCCGCCAGAGCGGGCGCAAGGCCAAGAAGGCTGGATCGGGAGAGGGCGCACCATGA
- the fabZ gene encoding 3-hydroxyacyl-ACP dehydratase FabZ codes for MSAQDMITPDEILRRLPHRHPFLLVDRAERYVPGESILGIKCVSAADPYFPGHFPGNPVMPGVLIIEAMAQTGAILMSKTLDADIANTVIYFMGVDHARFRKPVRPGDLLEMPVEVTASRRGVFKFKGEARVNGVKCAEAEFAATSAPREA; via the coding sequence ATGAGCGCGCAAGACATGATCACGCCGGACGAGATTTTGCGCCGTCTGCCGCACCGTCACCCGTTTTTGCTGGTGGACCGGGCCGAGCGCTATGTTCCGGGTGAGTCAATTCTGGGGATCAAATGCGTTTCGGCGGCTGATCCGTATTTTCCCGGGCACTTCCCGGGCAATCCCGTGATGCCCGGCGTGCTGATCATCGAGGCCATGGCCCAGACCGGCGCGATATTGATGTCCAAGACGCTGGATGCCGATATCGCCAATACGGTGATCTATTTCATGGGTGTGGATCATGCCCGCTTCCGCAAGCCGGTGCGGCCGGGTGATCTTCTTGAGATGCCGGTGGAAGTGACCGCCAGCCGGCGCGGCGTCTTCAAGTTCAAGGGTGAGGCCCGCGTGAACGGCGTGAAATGCGCCG